The Pongo abelii isolate AG06213 chromosome 21, NHGRI_mPonAbe1-v2.0_pri, whole genome shotgun sequence genome has a window encoding:
- the ADIG gene encoding LOW QUALITY PROTEIN: adipogenin (The sequence of the model RefSeq protein was modified relative to this genomic sequence to represent the inferred CDS: deleted 2 bases in 1 codon; substituted 1 base at 1 genomic stop codon) translates to MAQPASCPGAALPAQPRLAQLSHTCTMKYPLMPLVNDLTFSFLVFWFCLPVGLLLFLLIVWLRFLLSQDSEENDSSVCLDWEPWSKGPAEFCWKGTLHGQEKERPCCLVFLESAGHWQWQKWMGETCQGGKRTLATMVPPXNPQLMSSSDRHVKASRGPSPSPASQMTSSPAGSRSSLGGHGSSEQAHGEKLANLIQRGLKAGLGRRVWVHIKEARVFPCPGDP, encoded by the exons ATGGCCCAGCCTGCCAGTTGCCCTGGGGCAGCCCTGCCAGCTCAGCCCAGGCTGGCCCAGCTTAGCCACACATGCACCATGAAGTACCCTTTGATGCCGCTGGTGAATGAcctcacattttctttcctggTTTTCTGGTTCTGCCTCCCTGTGGGTTTGCTGTTGTTCTTATTGATCGTCTGGCTACGCTTCTTACTTAGCCAAG ATTCAGAGGAAAATGACTCCAGTGTATGCTTGGATTGGGAGCCCTGGAGCAAAGGCCCAGCCGAGTTTTGCTGGAAGGGGACACTCCACGGCCAAGAGAAGGAGAGGCCCTGCTG TTTGGTTTTCCTGGAGTCA GCAGGGCACTGGCAATGGCAGAAGTGGATGGGAGAGACTTGCCAGGGAGGCAAGAGGACTTTGGCAACTATGGTGCCTCCCTAGAACCCCCAACTCATGTCCTCTTCAGACCGACATGTGAAAGCCTCCAGAGGACCCAGCCCTTCTCCAGCATCGCAGATGACCTCCAGCCCTGCAGGGAGCCGCTCAAGTCTAGGAGGGCATGGGAGCAGTGAGCAGGCCCatggggagaaattggccaaTTTAATTCAGAGGGGTCTTAAAGCAGGGCTGGGCCGGAGGGTGTGGGTCCATATTAAAGAAGCGAGGGTCTTCCCATGCCCGGGGGACCCCTGA